A window of Benincasa hispida cultivar B227 chromosome 9, ASM972705v1, whole genome shotgun sequence genomic DNA:
agtgaaacagaccataacaaCTATTTCCTCAAATTatattgaaattcttgcaattcacgaggcttgccgagaatgtgtatggctaagattaatgactcagcacattcatgAAACATgtgacttgtcttctaataaaaatcttccaacactATTATACGAAAACAATAAAACATGCATATCCAAATCAAAGAATGATAGATTGAAGGAGATAAAATAAAGCATATTTCACTAAAGTTttttacactcatgatcttgaagaaaatggagaCATCAtattgtacaacaaatttgtttgaaggataaCCTGAAAAACTTATTTACAAGAATTGGAGTTTTACAATATTGTGggtatataaaattaaaaaaaaaaaaaaaacaattacagATTTACACCACAAGTATGAATTGGAGTTTTACAATAATGTGGGTGGAGATTCCATGATAGAATGCATTTGTATTAATAACTCAAAGGCAGCTCATTTTTTTGGAATATTGAGTtgaatgaaatatgaaaaaagaaatagaaaagtaCAAGGGCGATGGGCAGGattaataagaataaaaaatatctCACTGTATATCTCATTCAATTATCCAACCATACtaatcttcaattttttttaaatatttaaaataaaactctaatgtctaaaaagaaattttaaaaatccaaaACTAGAATAGCTCAACATCCTAACATGCGAATATGTTAAcgataaaaaaatatgaagttTGAATTCCCTAACTAtgatacaaaaaaaattatatggaatgaaaaataaaagagaaaatatttaGGTGTATTCGTGTAACACCTATGTTTGTCCATCTCactaaattttcaaatcatAATTTCTCACAtggtaaaattttcttttatttttgtaatgtgCTTGATGATAGTAGAATATATCCAAGAGTAGTGGGAAAATAGTCGGAGGATAATACGTCGGTGTATCCCATGATGCATCCATCTCTATACATCATTTTCAAATCattcacacacaaaaaaaataaatcgaaAAAAGAAGTAAGAAGAATTTGTCACGTGACAACTATTGATTTTGCTAGAATGAGATGAGTTTAGAATGGAATATAATAATTGATGAGTGTTTTGGATTCaatttataatatcaaattcATTCCGTTTCCATAGTTTTCAATCCAACTCTTGATCTCATTTTTAGTCCTTCCAATAGATAAGTAATCGTGATTACATTCTAACTACCACAAAAGTccaaaaaagtaattttgatAGTTGGAAATGGAATTGAGAGAGGAGGGGAAAGTGATGGTCCCCAGTGAGGGCAGAAAGTAAAAGAGAGAGTTTATGGATGAAAAAGCAGAACAAAGACATTACGAGGTTTATTGTAAAACCTGCAATACCTTTCAACAAATTAGCCCCAAACTTTCCATTTCCGGCAATTCCTCTTCTCCTCTAATTCATTTCTCCCTTTTCTTCCTTCACTCCTCCTCCTCCATTTCCCCTcacacaagaagaagaacaaaaaatggCTCGTGGGAAGATCCAGATCAAGAGAATCGAAAACCCTACAAACAGGCAAGTCACTTACTCCAAGCGACGCAACGGCCTCTTCAAGAAAGCCAACGAACTCACCGTTCTCTGCGATGCCAAAGTCTCCATTATCATGTTCTCCAGCACTGGAAAACTCCATGAGTATATCAGCCCTGCCACTTCGTAATCACCCCATTCTCCAACcccttctctttttttcttcttcttcttctcttcctctctgATCATCTGTTTAATTGATTTAGGACCAAGGAGCTTTTTGATCAGTACCAGAAGACTTTAGGCGTTGATTTATGGGTCTCTCACTATGAGGTCTcttccttctctctctctctcaattaatttactCAATTCATCATTCTTCTATGTGTAATTAATTTTTGGGGGGTCGTCTGGCAGAGAATGCAAGAGAATCTCAAGAAGCTCAAAGATGTGCATCGAAATCTCCGGAGGCAGATTAAGTATGTTTATTCCATCCTCCTCCGAATCTCtactcttttttttataaaaatatatattttaatttatacagGCAGAGGATGGGGGAATGTATGAATGATCTGAGCTTTGAAGAACTGCGCTGTCTCGAACAAGATATGGATAACGCTGTCAGGATCATCCGTGAACGCAAGGTGTGTCTCacaattccatttttttctttttcttttttaaataataattacctCCATTCTATTTATTTAGAGCTATGTTTATAATTATAATCTcagtcttttttcttttttcttttcttgagtTAGTTCTATAACTCAGATCAGTAGTTGTCTTGGGAGTTGGGTTTCATCTTTAACCTTTTTTAAAGATTGATTAATAAATCAATCTTATTTAGTGgctaattttagatttttttttaaaaaaaaattttaaactatgatGACCTATTTCTGTAGAGATTGAGTACCAATGAAGATCCTGTTGGGTTTTCAAGAATTTTGCTTGTTTTATAACCATTTCTatattatagtttttatatattcTAAATAGCATTTAAAATCTTAGCTGAGTTCTAAATTCAAtcagaaaaaaagaaaaaaaaaactacttccTAATAGTTTTTGagatttgatttggattttgaaaagTGTCTAAGTAGATATCAAACTAAAGTAACCAAGTTATTGATTCTCTAaagtgtttattattattattattttagaaatgatattttattaatgcatATATGGAGTAAGTTCAAGAATaatatagtttttgaaaataatgacaAAATTGAGGTCTTTGGGAAATTTTTTCTGAAAGTTAAGTGATTGAAGaaacaaattttagaaataaggtTAAAGACGAAACTCTTGACAAAAATAGGATAGTGGTAGTGTTGAAGCAAAGATAAAGGACTAACTTGAAATATAAGAGACTACCctaattttgtaatttcttttctttcaacCCTATATTTAGtcgataaatattaaaataataatattttttttaaaagattcgCATATATGTAAGAAAAGATACTATGAAGGATTATTAGCAAAGTAGTTAAAAAACTTTTGCCTTATCATAATTTTAAATCTAGTTTGAATCGAAAAATACTTAAGATTTGTttcaaagtaattttaaaatggttaaaattattttgtcattttcaaaatcatgaTGAAAAGTGTTTTTAATCCTTTGAAATATATTTAGACAACATAAAAATTACatataagaattaaatatttgaattaattttgaatgattaaagacatgtttatgaaaattttgtatataataaaagtgattttaatgtttttaaaattactccAATATATGCTGTTAGGCTGGTCAGTTTTGTACTAGTAggagaaaaaaatgttaaacgttggagaaaaatatttttacttttccaaaattaaaaggtTGAATTTATAGTGATGGTCAAATTAGAGATTCTTGCTGGGAAAGTATTGTTGCTTTTCAAATAAGTTCTTCAAACAACCATAAACCATAAATCTTGGTGATACAAACTTATGTGTAGTATTAAGTATAAGTTGTATCAAAAGAATACACAATAATTGAAGTTCTAACCTAATCCTTATTTGGAAAATAATTGGATATAGTTAAAAAAAGTGGATTGAATGTTTAAATCAAACACGAATAAAAACATGTTTgtgaatgattttaaaattctcaaaaatcacttttgtaggttcaaaataaattaaaatatgtttttattcatttcaaattgatttctatAGTATGAAAATCAcattttaaaagtgtaaaactCAATATTATATTGATTTTTGTCTATTTAAAAGTGCACCAAAATATTTAGAGTCATATTCGACAATGAATAAATTGGGTATactaaacacaaattattttataattatgatgCATCTACCATTTCTTTAAATTGAAAGACTTTTCTTTAGCCTCATTTTCGTACCTTCTTACTATTCAATGAAGcacttttatttttcctttaaaaaaaataagtttaagcATTCATAATCTCTCTTTTTAACATCTTAAATTATGTgtattaaaatatttcattaaaaataaactatatCCTAATGACTTCAATTGAGCATATATTATTCACTTAAAATTATGGTCGACATTAAAGacatgtttggattgactagagaaaaaaatatttaaaaaaaaatcatatacacACCCTAATTCAATCGAGCTAGCTTCTAGGGATATCATTCCACTTATGGATAGTAAGTTCATCTTTATAGTTACATAATggttaaaatatatatagtagGGATCTTGCATACAGTGCAACGGTAAATATTTATCTTTGCATATTATCAtgtttttctatgtataatATTGACcaattgaatttgaaacttTGTTCAACAGTATCGGGTGATAACAAACCAGATTGAAACGCACAAGAAGAAGGTAATTCAAATCATATCATTTATTATTGAAACGTTGTTTGGTAGGTTTATCTTTAAATATCCTACAAAAATTTGTAGTTTGGTTACTATTTCTAATTGAGTAATACTCAACTGATAGCTTAAatgcattaaaaaaatttaaagacgaaaaaaaaattaccacaTAGAACTTGTAATTGGatgaaaaaatttattaaaatctaGCTAGCAGACAAGTATTACccattatatatttgtttttcaaaagatTGTTTGCAGTAAGTTTCATTATATTTTAGGAGCAATATTTTCATAGTCACAATAACTATGTTTGgaatggttttcttttttttcccttttgcataaaatcaattttttttgcaACCTAACTCCATCACAcaagaaaaaaactaaaaaataatgttaGTCATGTAGCTAACTATGATCGAATAATTGGATGGATTATACAAATCAGATGAATGAACCTTGGATGCAcctatgtatttttttatttattattgcaATGTCTTTACGTGAATATTACTTCACTCGCTAGTAggcatttaaaaaaaaccacATAAAACATTGTGATTGGATTGCAATCTAGTTAGTATCCTAGTATTACTATTCTATATCGGttttttcaaatattgtttaaaataagTTTCATTATAAAATAGTATTCTCCAAGAGTCACACaagaagagtttttttttttggtcggTCTCCTGATAATATATGAGATGTGAGAATCGAACATCTGACTTTAAAGTTGAATGATAACAAGATCTACTTcagatgagttatgctcattttgacACAATAAGTATATGTTTAGAATAACTTGCATCATACTTCAGGACAATCTAGGCTACTAACATTTATTTGTGCAACATATTCCAAtcatataagaaaaaaagaggTAAAAAATAAGAGTTAATCACGTGACAAATTGTGGTTAGATATGATGAATGCAACCTTAGATGCACCCAACTAATTTTCAACTAACATGGAATTCTTTTGATGTGTGAAAATGCAGTTAAAGAGCGTAGGAGATATACACAAGAGGCTTCTCCAGGAGTTTGTAAGTGTGATAATTGACTGTAGTTGAAAAAATACGTACATATAGAGTTTTGTGATGAGAATGGCATATATATTTGCGATGTAGGACATTGCAACAGAGGAAGATCCACATTATGGGCTTGTAGACAATggaggagtaggagtaggaataGGAGATTATGATTCAATTATGGGGTTCTCAGGCGGTGGGCATCCTCGCATATTCGCATTGCGACTCCAGCCTAACCACAACGACAACCACAACCATCCCAACATTCACGTTCATCATCCTCCCCCTTCAGATCTCACTACCTATCCACTCCTCGAGTAGTTCATTATGCCAAATTACCACTCTCTTTTACTATAATGCTTGCATGACTTAATTCCCATGCCCATCAAAACCCAAACTCACATCTCAACTttatctctacatatatgtttttattttgttccCCTTTTTTCCTTCACTCACCTGTTGTTTCACGACACACCCTTTCGAGGAGATTATGAATTGTTTCTAGCTGATCATATGGGGTTTCTTTTCTTGTCTAAGTTTGTGATGAGTGATGACACATCACGGGGTTATTTGGAGACACACCATACTCTCTTTCTCAACTTCTTAATAAACCCTACCCATtgactttgtttttctttgtttcatCTCAAATATTGCCTATTATAAACTCTATTCTACTACGTGTTATTCTATCCATGATAGACTCctatattagtgatagattgttgtttttttttcctataataTATGAGGTGAGGAAATCAAATCTCTAACTTTGAAGTTGATATTATAAACACTATATTAATTGAGTTTTGCTCATTTTGGTAGTAAATGTTGGATtggtttggattgacttgagaaaaaagtgttttctaaaaaaatttattgttattttatcactttttaccaaaaaaatggttgaaaatgtacttcaaaggttattttgagtggttgttgaacattctaattttttttttctcgaaatgacttattttttaaattaaatacttgaaaatgctAACTAAACAAACCCTTTATGTCATTGATAACATTAAGAGTTTTTTTAATAGTATAATTGAGGTTGGGGAATTTGAACCACAAAGTTCGTGATTACTTACGCATTTGTATGCCAATTAACTTAATGCATGAAATCAAAGCGAGCATAGATAACATGCCCTACTAAATTAAAGTGAGCAATttgtaattttaagatttaaaaaattgattttgttatgtcttcaaattgttttaaattttgccAAATTtgcaatatttttgttttgctaTTTGTGCCAGTAGTCCTTAGAGAAATTAAATAGCatcttgatttatttttaactgAAATTTTAAGTgcaatattcatttttttgagaaaatattattttattatactttttCTATTAGTTGCCAATACatttaatttgtatttactACGTTCTCTCTCTTAGAAATAAGgctaattttatcaattttatgcTTGGAGTTTCCATTTTTCACCTCACATACTGCCGTGAAAAAAAGAGTAATTCTCTCCTATGGACATAATAATGAAATGATTTTTCTAGGCTCCTTGATAAACatctgattttttatttttgtttttgaaaattaaacctattttatctacttttcttacaatgatttacatctttgtTAAGTACCATGAtcgaattcttagtcaaattaaaaaacaaaaacgacTCTTTGAAAGCTACTcattttagttctcaaattttgacttgatttttaaactagataacaaaaaaaagaaatttggaggtggaagtagtgtcatataattaattttcaaaaaaaaaaaaattaaaaaacaaaatgattaccaaacgagagtttaattatttatttgcagtttTTAAAATTCAGGACTAATTACACGTTTTTAAACACACACATCCATCCcgtataaataaatattattcatctaaacaaatttaatttgagaatgTGATCAATATAATCTACTAAAAGCATTATCTATTATTTAAGGGTCAACTACGTTAAAGTTGAAtcaatatgatatatatttttattttgaggGAGAATCAATATAATATTACAATATAGTCATaacatgatttatttatttattttttttatataaagatAACATGAAATTAATGAAACCAAAATGTTAACATATTTACATTATACTAAGGTAATATGAAAAATACTAAAGATTAGTAAGAAAGTTATAGGTATCACCACATAATCTTAAGAGACACCCTCATACACAAATCCAATAAAACAAACATAACGTTGttatatgaatattttgaaattattcattaaaaaaatatcttatcTCAACAAATAAACAATCACTAAAAACACAAATAAGAACTCGTATttgaaatctatcattgatacttttagcattgaatttaattaaaaatataagttattttccatttgtAGCACATGTTTAAATAATTTGCTAGATTTGATAATTTATTATAACTTAGGCTTTGTCTAAAGTATATTTTATGTTCATATGTGAAATAGGGTAATAACCTAGATTTAGCCTAAGTTGTACTTAATCTATACCTCCCATTTCTTTTACATGGTCAAAAAAATAATCTatattttagaagaaaatttatcACATGATAGGTTTTTATTGATATAGTTTAGACTGTACGAAGATGAGTGTAGTTTTACTTAgatatttctctataaaatatatttatttcagtGGGTGCAGATGAAACGAAAAAACAATAAAGTAACCGAACCGAGCCAAACAGACTTAGTGGTTAGTTGGAAAATTTCGGTTCCTTGTTTGAAAAAGCGATATTCGGTCCATTGTTGAAACAAAAACCGAACCGATCCGGGTAATGAAACCAAATACATATATATCCAGCTCCCAAGCCCAGAATTTCAGATTCCATACTAAAGCCCAAATTCACAAGATTGGTCCACAAATATAAAAATCCATTAATTTTATAAACCCTAAATCCATATATTTCCTTCTCCTCCTCTCTCTCATTCTAAATTCCGACTTCCGACTTCCGACCATCTCTCCACCGTACCTCACTCTCTCACCGCCAACTACCGTCGCCGCCCTCCCTTTCATGTCCGCTTGTCGCCGCCCTCCCTTTCATGTCCGCTTGTCGCCGCTGTCCCAAGTATTTGAAATAACCCCCGCCAGTCCGCCATCGACGTACCACTGCCCCTGTTGAGTTTCCATTCTCAGCAGCACCAGCTTCGTTGCCTTCTGGCAACTGCAAAAGGAACCGTCGCCGCCCACCTCTCCCACTTTACTCGTTACTCTCTGCTTCGTAGTGCTATTGGGTCCATTCTACATCTAAGCGTTCTTCGGTTTACTTTAGTCGACTCGCAATGGGGAAGAAGAAGTTCTTCGACAAGAAGAAATCCGCAACTTTCCAATTACTTGCTCGTGACTCATCTGATCCAAATTACGATGGAACTGCCGCCACCGACCGTGTTTTTGTACGTGTTGACAACCACTCTTATAGTCTCCCTGCCTTTGATGATGGTCCTGCCGATGCTTCCGGTTCTGCCTGCTACGATGAAGATCCTAACTCAATATTTGCCGATGCTCCTGAAGATTATGATGATGAAGATAATGGAGGTTTTGGGCCGTCTTTGCGGTTGCGTGAGGAAGTTGGTGGAACAGCACCGTTACCCGAAAACGTCAGAAGGGAGATTTTGGAGCTAGGGTTCCCTGATGATGGTTACAATTATTTGCTGCACCTTCGGGAGATTAAGAATACGGGTGGTGGTTCGGCGTTTTATCAGAACCCCAAGGCCAAGCTGAATCAGGTTCCACGAGATGAGAAGGTtggttgttttgttttgttttagaaTACAAGATATGGTTTGGGATTTAGACTGTATTCATAATTATTCGTCATATTGTGTTGTTTCTGGATAAGCTTTTTTCCCCTTTCGTACAACAACGTTTCTTCGATTGTTTTGTAGGCGTATGATGCCTCCAGAGTGATTGTTTCTAAAGGGAACATTGATGCCGATGGGAACATCTACAAAGTTGCGTCCAAGACTGTTGGAGTCAGGGTTCAAAATGTTGTTGACCCTGAAATAGCTGCACTGCTTGATGATGATGATTTATCGCGATTTGGTTCTGATGTCGAGGACTTAGAAGAGGACTTCGTAGTTCAGGCAAACTTGTGTGAAGAAGGGGAGGATGATACTACGGACAATAAGTTTACTGTGGTTGAGGATGTTGAGAGGACGGCAGGAAGCCATTTAGTTGACAACAAATCTTTTGGTGACAACATTTTTGAGGACGCTGATATGGACCATTTGGAAGAAGTAAGCGAGAATAGTGACGTTGATAAGCCACGAACTCGTCGTCTTTTGGATGATCAATTTGACACTGTGAGTTCCCATTAGTTATGCATTCCAGTTCTGTAGATTTCTGATTCTTACATTCTTGTGACTATTAACTTGTTTCTGTAGCTAGGAAGATTATATCCTTttttggtttcattttgaaatCTGTTTGGTTATTCTGAA
This region includes:
- the LOC120085321 gene encoding agamous-like MADS-box protein AP3, which codes for MARGKIQIKRIENPTNRQVTYSKRRNGLFKKANELTVLCDAKVSIIMFSSTGKLHEYISPATSTKELFDQYQKTLGVDLWVSHYERMQENLKKLKDVHRNLRRQIKQRMGECMNDLSFEELRCLEQDMDNAVRIIRERKYRVITNQIETHKKKLKSVGDIHKRLLQEFDIATEEDPHYGLVDNGGVGVGIGDYDSIMGFSGGGHPRIFALRLQPNHNDNHNHPNIHVHHPPPSDLTTYPLLE
- the LOC120086326 gene encoding protein LTV1 homolog, which codes for MGKKKFFDKKKSATFQLLARDSSDPNYDGTAATDRVFVRVDNHSYSLPAFDDGPADASGSACYDEDPNSIFADAPEDYDDEDNGGFGPSLRLREEVGGTAPLPENVRREILELGFPDDGYNYLLHLREIKNTGGGSAFYQNPKAKLNQVPRDEKAYDASRVIVSKGNIDADGNIYKVASKTVGVRVQNVVDPEIAALLDDDDLSRFGSDVEDLEEDFVVQANLCEEGEDDTTDNKFTVVEDVERTAGSHLVDNKSFGDNIFEDADMDHLEEVSENSDVDKPRTRRLLDDQFDTLLNRDYASSDNEGTDCDEPCIAEEDESLAQKLNHALGNHSKDEFELEQGYKAPADILNGKEGLEDLELLQSASDVIHRCMEYAEKYQNEDDDIEDEFIFEESSDESEVWDCETIVSTCSNLNNHPGKIMAPEMTRRKKLAETVSGALNSNNPVITLRGKEKLPVDFLPHGRKVDKVIDIGKLRTEPQKRKSHSQESKEEKKERKAAIKEARREARRTKKEMKGLYKGEAHRAQKVVAFSGPASIHLM